The Comamonas sp. 26 DNA window AGACCCCGTTGAACTGAATTCAAGTTCCATAGCAAAAGCCGCTGACGCAATAAGCGTCAGCGGCTTTTTTGATGCCTGACTATTTACAGAAACCAGGTCAGCGGCTGGGGGCTGCGCTCGGTGGTGAACAGCGAAGGTGCCAGATGCAGGCGGTCTGGTTTGACGGGGTCGTCATGGCCTTGCAGATAAACCATCAGCTCTCGTCTGCGCAGAATGACGTGGCTGACGACTTCTCGTCGGCCATTTTGGGTCACCTCGGTACCGGGGCGAAACAGCGGCATATGAAACAGGCCACTGCGGGTAGTGCTGGGCGGCGGTGCCGCAACTTCATTGGAGGCGAGCTGCATAGGCTTTCCGTAGTAGTGGTGAATGCTTATCGGCAGCTTTTCTCGCAACTGAAGCCTCAATTTCCGCCGGGCTGGGCCAGTGCTTTGAGTAGCTCGGTCTCTATGCGCAATTGGCTGTTGTTGTCTTGCAGCTCCGGGCCTTCGATCAGGAACGTGTCTTCCACCCGCTCACCCAGCGTGCTGATCTTGGCCAGATGCACGCTGATATGGTGCTGAGCCAGGATGCGGGCAATGATGTAGAGCAGGCCGGCGCGGTCAGATGCGGAGATGGATAGCAGCCAGTGCTGCGCCTTCTCATCAGGCCGCAGTGCGACACGTGGTGCAAACGGAAAGCTTTTGACCCGGCGGGACAACCGTCTTTGCGAGGGTGTGGGCAGCGGGCCGCCCTTCAGCAGAGCGTGTGTCAGGTCGTTTTCCACCATGTGCATCAGCTCACGGTACTGCTCTTGCATAGTGGGGGCAATGACCTGGAAGGTATCCAGCGCATAGCCGTTGTTGGCCGTGTGCACGCGGGCGTCGAGAATCGAAAAACTGGCGCGATCGAAATAGCCGCAGATGCGGGCAAACAGATCGGCCTGGTCTGGTGCATACACCAGCACCTGCAGGCCTTCGCCCGCCAGTGATCGACGGACACGCACTACGGGTTTGCCAGAGCCTACATGGCGCGAGAGATGGCGGGTGTGCCATGCAATATCAGCCGCTTCATGGCGCATGAAGTAGCTCACATCCAGCGATTCCCAGAGTTTTTTGTGTGACTCAAAAGGCTGGGCCGTCAAGGCCAGCTGGATCAAGGCCTCGCGCTTGCGGCCTTCCACTTCGGCAGCGGCATCGGGGGCGCGGCCGCCCAGCACGCGCAGTGTCAGGCGGTAGGTGTCTTCCAGCAGCTTGCCCTTCCATGCGCTCCAGACCTTGGGGCTGGTGCCGCGAATGTCGGCCACGGTCAGCAGGTACAGGGCGGTCAAATACCGCTCATTGCCCACGCGATCGGCAAAGGCGCGAATCACGTCAGGGTCGGACAAGTCCTGTTTCTGTGCGACCTGGCTCATGGTCAAGTGCTCGCGCACCAGAAACTCGGCCAGTTTGGCATCGGCTTTGTCAACCTGGTGGGCGCGGCAAAAGCGCTTGATTTCTACCGAGCCGGTGATGGAGTGATCGCCGCCGCGGCCCTTGCCGATATCGTGAAAAAGGGCTGCCAGATACAGAATCCACGGCTTGTCCCAGCCTGCGGCCAGCTGGGAGCAGAACGGATATTCGTGGGCATGCTCGGCCATGAAGAAGCGCCGCACATTGCGCAGGACCATCAAGATATGCTGATCGACCGTGTAGACGTGGAACAGGTCATGCTGCATCTGCCCCACGATGCGGCGAAACGGCCAAAGGTAGCGACCCAGCACCGAGGTCTGGTTCATTAGCCTGATGGCATGGGTGATGCCGCGCGGCTGCTGCAGAATTTTCATGAAGGTGGCGCGGTTCACCGGGTCATGGCGAAAGGCGCTGTCCATCACATCGCGGCTGGCATACAGCGCGCGCAGGGTGCGAGTGGAAAGGCCGGTCAGCCCCTCATGCTGCTCATACATGAGAAAAGTCTCAAGAATCGCGTGCGGGTCGCGCTCGTACAGGTCGTCGCTGACGACCTCAATGGCGCCAGCCTTCTCGCAAAAGCGCTCGTTCAGGCGAATCAACTCATGCGAGCTGGGGTTCAGGCGCTCCTCAATGCTCATGCGCACAATCTGGCACAGCTGCGTGACGGCTTTGGCCGCCCAGTAGTAGTGGCGCATCAGCGTCTCACCTGCGCGCATGGCCAGCTTGCGGCCTTCGGGCGTGGTGGAGCGGTAGCCAAAGGCCTCAGCCACGGCGGTTTGCAAGTCAAACACCAGGCGGTCTTCATGCCGCCCCGCTGCTGCGTGCAGGCGGGCGCGGATCAGGCTGAGCAGAGATTCATTGGATTCGAGCTGCTGCACCTCAAACGGAGTAATCAGACCTTGCTCGGCCAGCTCATGCCAGCTGCTGCCCAGGCCTGCGGCCTTGGTGAGCCAGAGCATGGTGTGCAAATCGCGCAGGCCGCCGGGCGATTCCTTGCAATTGGGTTCCAGCGAGTACGGCGTGAAGTCATATTTGGCATGACGCTGGCGCATCTCCAGAATCTTGCCTTCGACAAACGCCTTGGGCTCCATCTGCGCACGGAACTGGCTTTCGAAATCGGCAAACAGGGGCTGGTTGCCGGTGATGCGGCGTGACTCCAGCATGGCGGTCTGCACCGTCAGGTCTTGCGCGGCTTCTTGCAGGCATTCGGCAATGCTGCGCACACTGGAGCCAATTTCAAGCCCTGCATCCCAGCAACTGCTGATGAATTGCTCGATGCGTGCTGCGATTTCAGGCGCAGGCTGTGCCCCACTTTGGGGCAGAAGCACCAGCACATCAATGTCTGAATAAGGAAAGAGCTGGGCGCGCCCATAGCCGCCCACGGCCAGCAGGGTTGCGGTCTCTGGCATTTGCGCCCGCTGCCAGAGTGTGCGCAGCAGGCCATCGGCCAGTTCACTGAAATGGTGCAGCACACCCCGAACGCTGCGCCGGCCCAGAGCCGGGTTTTGCAACAGCGCTATCTGCTTGGCCTTGGCCGTGCGGAATTCCTCGCGCAGAGTTTGCAGCGAGAGTTGATCGGGCGCATCAGGCGCGGCGGCAGGAGAGAGGGCAGAAGAGGTCATGCGCAGCAGAAAAAAGGGTTTCAACAGAGCAATTGCTTAACTACCACCTTAACTCAACTGACTTGGGCTTGAAGCCGGTGTCTGCAAAAAGGTGAGCGCAAAGCGCTTGCGACACAAGGGCTGCAAGCAAAAAATATGCCGCAACCAGTCTGACTGGGTGCGGCATGGTGCTCGGGGCAGCTGAAAAATGATCAGGTGCGGATGGCTTTGATGAAGTCTGGGGGCGTAGGCGAGCCATCCGACCAGGTCAGCACGTCATAGCCTGTTTTGGTAACGGCCAGCATCAGCTCCCATTGGGCGGTCAGGCTGCGGTCTTTGGTAATCACAGTCCAGCCATCGGGCATGGCCTTGATATCGCGTTTGCCCAGATTCAGCATGGGCTCGATGGTGAAGACCATGCCTTCTTCCAGCACCACACCGTCGCCGGGGCGGCCGTAGTGCAACACCTGCGGCTCGTCGTGGAAGACTTTGCCAATGCCGTGGCCGCAGTACTCACGCACCACGGTCAGGTTATGGCCTTCGGCATAAGTCTGGATGGCATGGCCAATATCGCCCAGCGTGGCACCGGGCTTGACCTGCTCGATACCCTTCCACATGGCTTCAAACGTCAGCTTGCTCAGGCGCTTGCCAGCAATCGTGCCGTCACCGATCAGGAACATGCGGCTGTTGTCGCCAAACCAGCCGTCATCGGTAATCACGGTCACGTCCACATTGACGATATCGCCTTTCTTCAAAGGCTTGTCATTGGGAATTCCGTGGCAGACCACGTGGTTGACCGAGGTGCAGACATAGGCCGGGTAGGGCGTCATGCCCGGCGGCTGATAGCCCAGGCAGGCGGTCTTGGTGCCTTGCTCGGCCATGCGCGCGGCGCACAGGTCGTCGATTTGCTGGGTGGTGATGCCCGGCTTGATGTGGGGGGTGATGTAGTCCAGCACATCCGAAGCAAAGCGGCCGGCAATGCGCATGCGCTCGATGTCTTCGGGGGTTTTCAGTGTGATGCTCATGGGGGGAATTATCCCATCGCGGGCTTGAACTTGCAGGGGCAAGGGACGCGAGGTCCTGGGGTAAGCCCGAGGGACGGTAAAATGTGAGGCTCACCGATACAGTGCCTTGGCTTTGACCTTTAACGGGTCAAGGCGGGGGCGCATTCACCAGCCTTCACATAAACAGGCCGCCACGTGACCTTGCATTTGACACAGTTTGAGGGTGGAAACGCTCTTAGCTCGTTCCGCGCTCAACAGCTTTTGACCGATCTGGTCGCTATCCACCCCAAGATCACCAGCGTGTCAGCACGCTTTGTGCATCTGGTGGCTACGGAGGGTGCTCCGGTTCCCGCATTGCAAGAGCGCCTGTCGGCACTCTTGACCTATGGCGATCCCTACATCGGCACAGCCGAAGGTGTGGCATTCATTGTCACGCCCCGTCTGGGAACGATCTCGCCCTGGGCCTCAAAGGCGACCGACATTGCCCGCAACTGCGGTCTGAACGTCTTCCGCGTCGAGCGCATGACCGAGTTCCGTGTGGAACTCAAGTCCGGCATCCTCGGCGGCAAGCCCGAGCTGTCGCAAGAGCAAACCGCGCAAATCGCCGCTCTGCTGCACGACCGCATGACCGAATCGGTCTTTGCCACCCGTGCAGAGGCCGAGCAGCTGTTCACAACCCTGGCCGCAGAGCCCATGGAGTTTGTGGATGTGCTGGGTGGCGGCGCTGCTGCTTTGGAAAAAGCGAACAAGCAGTGGGGCCTGGCCCTGGCCGAAGACGAAATCGAGTACCTCGAAAACGCCTTCAAGGGCCTCAAGCGCAACCCCACCGATGTGGAGCTGATGATGTTCGCGCAGGCGAACTCCGAGCACTGCCGCCACAAGATCTTCAACGCCAACTTCACTATCGACGGTGTGGCGCAAGAGAAGTCGCTGTTCGGCATGATCCGCAACACCGAAGCCGTGTCGCCCCAGCACACGGTGGTGGCGTACTCGGATAATGCCTCCATCGTGCAAGGCCATGAAGTCGAGCGTTTTACCGCCAAATTCAATGTTGGCGCAGACAGCGTAAGCGCTCCTAGCTATCAAAAACAGACTGCCATCAACCATGTGTTGATGAAAGTTGAGACGCACAACCATCCCACGGCCATCTCTCCGTTCGCAGGTGCATCCACCGGCAATGGCGGCGAAATTCGTGACGAAGGCGCCACCGGCCGTGGCTCCAAGCCCAAGGCGGGTCTGACCGGTTTCACCGTCTCCAAGCTTTGGGGCAGTGAAGTGGGTAAGCCGGAGCACATTGCCAGCCCGCTGCAAATCATGATCGAAGGCCCCCTGGGTGGCGCGGCGTTCAACAACGAGTTTGGCCGCCCCAACCTGACCGGTTACTTCCGCGAGTACGAGCAGCAAGTCGGCGACATCACCCGTGGCTACCACAAGCCCATCATGATCGCTGGCGGCCTGGGCGTGATCGACGCCGAGCAGACCAAGAAAATTCTGTTCCCCGCTGGCACCTTGCTGATTCAGCTGGGCGGCCCCGGCATGCGCATTGGCATGGGCGGCGGTGCAGCCAGCTCCATGGCCAGCGGCACCAACGCGGCTGAGCTGGACTTTGATTCGGTGCAGCGCGGCAATCCCGAGATTGAGCGCCGTGCGCAAGAAGTCATCAACCACTGCTGGCAGCAGGGCGAGAAGAACCCCATCTTGGCCATCCACGACGTGGGTGCCGGTGGTATCTCCAACGCCTTCCCTGAGCTGACTAATGACGCGGGTCGTGGCGCACGCTTTGACCTGCGCGCCGTCAAGCTCGAAGAGTCGGGCATGTCCCCAAGGAAATCTGGTCCAACGAATCGCAAGAGCGTTACGTGATGGCCATTGCCCCTGAGTCGCTGGCGCAGTTCGCCGCTTTCTGCGAGCGCGAGCGCTGCCCGTTTGCCGTCATCGGTACGGCCACTGAGGAGCGTCAGCTGGTGCTGGAAGACACGGCTGTGGAATCGGGCGACCAGAAGTTCCCGGTCGACATGCCCATGGAAGTGCTGCTGGGCAAGCCGCCCAAGGTGCACAAAGATGTGACCACCGTAGAGCGCGAGCTGCCCGCCATCAACCTGACCGGCGTGGCGCTGGAGCAGGCCGTGATCGACGTGCTGGCCCACCCCACCGTGGCCTCCAAGCGCTTCCTCATCACCATCGGCGACCGCGCCGTGGGTGGTCTGACGCACCGCGACCAGATGGTTGGCCCATGGCAAGTGCCTGTGGCCGACGTGGCCGTGACGCTGGCGGATTACAAGGGCTTCAAGGGCGAAGCCATGGCCATGGGCGAGCGCACGCCGCTGGCGGCCATCAACGCGCCAGCATCGGGCCGTATGGCCGTGGCAGAAGCCATCACCAATATGCTGGCTGCGCCCATTGAGCTGAGCAAGATCAAGATGTCGGCCAACTGGATGGCCGCTTGCGGCGAAGCCGGTGAAGACGCTGCCTTGTACGCCACGGTGAAGGCCGTGGGCATGGAGCTGTGCCCGGCGCTGAATATCTCGATCCCCGTGGGCAAGGACAGCTTGTCAATGCGCACGCAGTGGAGCGAAAACGGTGTGACCAAGAAGGTCACCTCGCCCGTGAGCCTGATCATCACCGGCTTTGCATCGATTGACGATGTGCGCACCACGCTGACGCCCCAGCTCAACGCCGAGGAAGACGACAGCACATTGGTGCTGATCGATCTGGGCCGCGGCAAGATGCGCATGGGTGGCTCGATTCTGGGCCAGGTCCTCAACCAATCCGGCAACGAAGTGCCTGATCTGGACGACGCCAAGGATCTGATCGCCATGGTGGACGCAGTGAATGCACTGCGCGCCAAGGGCCTGATCCTGGCCTACCACGACAAGGGTGACGGCGGCCTGCTGGCGACCGTGGCAGAAATGGCTTTTGCGGGCCATGTGGGCGTGGCGCTGAATGTGGACATGCTGATCACCGAAGGCGACGGCATCTCCGACAGCCGCATGGACAGCGGCGAAGGCAAGAACTGGGGCAAGCAAGTCTCCGGCCGCCGCGAAGACCTGACCCTGCGCGCACTGTTCA harbors:
- a CDS encoding [protein-PII] uridylyltransferase, with the protein product MTSSALSPAAAPDAPDQLSLQTLREEFRTAKAKQIALLQNPALGRRSVRGVLHHFSELADGLLRTLWQRAQMPETATLLAVGGYGRAQLFPYSDIDVLVLLPQSGAQPAPEIAARIEQFISSCWDAGLEIGSSVRSIAECLQEAAQDLTVQTAMLESRRITGNQPLFADFESQFRAQMEPKAFVEGKILEMRQRHAKYDFTPYSLEPNCKESPGGLRDLHTMLWLTKAAGLGSSWHELAEQGLITPFEVQQLESNESLLSLIRARLHAAAGRHEDRLVFDLQTAVAEAFGYRSTTPEGRKLAMRAGETLMRHYYWAAKAVTQLCQIVRMSIEERLNPSSHELIRLNERFCEKAGAIEVVSDDLYERDPHAILETFLMYEQHEGLTGLSTRTLRALYASRDVMDSAFRHDPVNRATFMKILQQPRGITHAIRLMNQTSVLGRYLWPFRRIVGQMQHDLFHVYTVDQHILMVLRNVRRFFMAEHAHEYPFCSQLAAGWDKPWILYLAALFHDIGKGRGGDHSITGSVEIKRFCRAHQVDKADAKLAEFLVREHLTMSQVAQKQDLSDPDVIRAFADRVGNERYLTALYLLTVADIRGTSPKVWSAWKGKLLEDTYRLTLRVLGGRAPDAAAEVEGRKREALIQLALTAQPFESHKKLWESLDVSYFMRHEAADIAWHTRHLSRHVGSGKPVVRVRRSLAGEGLQVLVYAPDQADLFARICGYFDRASFSILDARVHTANNGYALDTFQVIAPTMQEQYRELMHMVENDLTHALLKGGPLPTPSQRRLSRRVKSFPFAPRVALRPDEKAQHWLLSISASDRAGLLYIIARILAQHHISVHLAKISTLGERVEDTFLIEGPELQDNNSQLRIETELLKALAQPGGN
- the map gene encoding type I methionyl aminopeptidase, with translation MSITLKTPEDIERMRIAGRFASDVLDYITPHIKPGITTQQIDDLCAARMAEQGTKTACLGYQPPGMTPYPAYVCTSVNHVVCHGIPNDKPLKKGDIVNVDVTVITDDGWFGDNSRMFLIGDGTIAGKRLSKLTFEAMWKGIEQVKPGATLGDIGHAIQTYAEGHNLTVVREYCGHGIGKVFHDEPQVLHYGRPGDGVVLEEGMVFTIEPMLNLGKRDIKAMPDGWTVITKDRSLTAQWELMLAVTKTGYDVLTWSDGSPTPPDFIKAIRT